In Comamonas koreensis, the genomic stretch CACCATCCCCTTTGCCACGCTGGGAAGCCAGCATTTGAGTGGCTTTAATGAAAACGACTGGAGCGCATACCTGGACGCAGCCGGCTACCCAGCCCAGTCCAAGTTGCCCTCCAGCTACCGCCCCGCACCTGCACAGCCTTTGATTCCCAAGGTGATTGCCCCGGCCGCTCCTGCCGCCGCGCAGCCGGCAGACGGCAGTGCCGAGCCAGCGTCGGGTAACCAGAGCGTCGAGCCCGATCGCGTTACGCCCAGCAATCCCACCGGGATTGTGTTCTAAGCAAACGCCATCCGTTTACAAAAAAATGGCCCGACCCGGCATTAGCTGGATCGGGCCATTGCTTTAAGGCGTGGAGGGCTTGGCGGTTTTAGAACTCCAGCGTTTCCACGCCTTGCTCGGTGCCCAGCAGGCAGACAGCCGCTTTTTGGTGCGCAAACACGCCGACGGTGATCACGCCTGGCCACTGGTTCACTTCGGATTCAAAAGCGGCAGGGTCGGCAATCGCCAAACCGGTGACATCGAGGATGTGCTGGCCGTTGTCGGTGACCAGCGGCTGGCCATCCTTGAGGCGGACGGTCGCATGGCCACCCTTGGCAGCAAAGCGGCGGGCGATCTGGGCCGCAGCCATGGGGATGACTTCCACCGGCAGCGGGAAAGCGCCCAAGGTCTGCACCTGCTTGGAGGCGTCCGCAATGCAGATAAAGCGGTCGGCAAGCGCCGCCACAATCTTCTCGCGCGTCAAGGCCGCGCCGCCGCCCTTGACCATGAAACCCTGGTGGTCGATTTCATCGGCGCCATCGATATAGACCGCGAGGCGCTCGACGTCGTTGGCATCCAGCACCGGGATGCCCAGCGCGCGCAGACGCTCGGTGCTGGCCACGGAGCTGGAGACAGCGCCCGGGATCTGGTCCTTGATGGATGCCAGCGCATCAATGAACTTGTTCACGGTGGAGCCCGTGCCCACGCCTACGATTTCTCCGGCAACCACATATTGCAGTGCTGCGCGGCCAACCTCGGCCTTTAATTCGTCTTGTGTCATGGTAGTGCGATCAGATCAGCGAAAATACAGATAACGCCTTGATTATCCCATCCCATGTCCCTGATCCCCTATTCCCTCTCCCGCGCCGTTCTGTTTGGCATGCAGCCCGAAGCTGCCCACGACTTCACGATGGACATGCTGGCCAAGGGCCAGAACACGCCGCTGGCCTGCGCCTGGCGCCAAAGCCGGGTGAGCGACCCCATCACGTTGGCGGGGATGCAGTTTCCCAACCGGGTGGGCATGGCAGCGGGCCTGGACAAGAACGCCCGCGCCATCGATGGCCTGGGCGCCATGGGCTTTGGCTTTGTCGAGGTGGGCACGGTCACGCCGCTGGCGCAGCCGGGCAACCCCAAGCCGCGCATGTTCCGCATCCCCGAGCGCGACGCGCTGATCAACCGCCTGGGCTTCAACAATGAAGGCCTGGCCGCTTTTGTCGCGAATGTGAAGAAGGCACAGTTCCGCAAGCAGGCATCACCGCTGCTGCTGGGCCTCAACATTGGCAAGAATGCGGCCACGCCGATCGAAAACGCCACCAGCGACTACCTGCAGTGCCTCGATGGAGTCTACCCCCATGCCGACTACATCACGGTCAACATCAGCTCGCCCAACACCAAGAACCTGCGCGCACTGCAAAGCGATGAGGCGCTCGATGCACTGCTGAGCGCGCTCGTGCAGCGCCGCGAGCAGCTGGCACGCGAGCATGGCAAGCACAAGCCGGTGTTCTTGAAGATTGCCCCCGATCTGAGCGAAGAGCAGGTCATCGTGATTGCCAACAGCCTCAAGGCCCATGGTATGGATGGCGTGATTGCCACCAACACCACCATCAGCCGCGATGCGGTGCAAGGCCTGCAGCATGCAGAAGAAACCGGTGGCCTATCGGGCCGCCCGGTGTTCGAGGCCAGCAATGCCGTGGTGCGCCAGTTGCGCGCAGCGCTGGGTCCGCAGTTCCCGATCATTGGCGTGGGCGGCATCTTGAGCGGAGCCGACGCGGTCGAGAAGATCAAGGCCGGCGCCGATGTGGTACAGATCTACACGGGCCTGATCTACCGCGGCCCAGGCCTGGTCACCGAGATTGCGCAGGCGCTGAAAGCGCAAGGCGGCCGGCGCTGATTCAGCCATCGGAACCCGCAACAGGCCAGCGCATGCGCTGGCCTTTTTTGCGCTCACCTGCTGCGCCGATGCGTCCAAGCGCCTCGCTCAGGCCGCAGTTTTCAAGCTCGCCAAGCCCAGCTTGGCCAGCAGCTTGGCGTCGCTGTCCGCCTCCGGGTTGCCAGTGACCAGCAGCTTGTCACCATAGAAAATCGAATTGGCGCCCGCCATAAAGCACAGCGTCTGCACCGCCTCGCCCAGTTGCTGGCGGCCGGCGGACAGGCGGATGCGGGCCTGGGGCATCACAATGCGCGCCACGGCAATCACGCGTACAAAATCCAGCGGGTCCAACGGCTCGCTGTCAGCCAGTGGCGTGCCGGGCACGCGCACCAGGCTGTTGATGGGCACGGACTCGGGGTAAGGCTGCATATTGGCCAGTTGGGCCAGCAGCGCGGCACGGTCCACCGGCGTCTCGCCCATGCCGACAATACCGCCGCAGCACACGCGTATGCCTGCGGCACGGACATGGCTCAGCGTATCGAGCCGCTCCTCGTATTGGCGGGTACTGACGACATCGCGGTAGTAGTCCGGTCCTGTGTCCAGGTTGTGGTTGTAGTAGTCCAGTCCGGCATCGCTCAGCGCCTGCGCCTGGTGGGGTGCCAACATGCCCAAGGTGGCGCAGCTCTCCAGGCCCAGCGCCTTCACCGCCGCAATCATCGCGCTGACCTGGGCAATATCCCGGTCCTTGGGCGCACGCCAGGCCGCGCCCATGCAAAAGCGGCTGGCACCTGCCTCCTTGGCTGCTTGCGCCGCGCGGGTGACCTCGGCAAGGTCCATCAGCTTGCCCGCCTGGACGCCAGTGTCGTATGCCGCAGATTGTGGGCAGTAGCCGCAGTTTTCGGGACAACCGCCCGTCTTGACCGAGAGCAAGGTGGCCAGTTCGATATCGCCGGCCGGCCAGTGCGCGTGGTGCACCGTTTGTGCATGAAGCATCAGCGCCATAAACGGCATCTCAAACAGGGCCTGTACCTGCGCTACGGGCCAGGGATCTGCTGCTGTCGCTTGT encodes the following:
- the rpiA gene encoding ribose-5-phosphate isomerase RpiA; the protein is MTQDELKAEVGRAALQYVVAGEIVGVGTGSTVNKFIDALASIKDQIPGAVSSSVASTERLRALGIPVLDANDVERLAVYIDGADEIDHQGFMVKGGGAALTREKIVAALADRFICIADASKQVQTLGAFPLPVEVIPMAAAQIARRFAAKGGHATVRLKDGQPLVTDNGQHILDVTGLAIADPAAFESEVNQWPGVITVGVFAHQKAAVCLLGTEQGVETLEF
- a CDS encoding quinone-dependent dihydroorotate dehydrogenase, yielding MSLIPYSLSRAVLFGMQPEAAHDFTMDMLAKGQNTPLACAWRQSRVSDPITLAGMQFPNRVGMAAGLDKNARAIDGLGAMGFGFVEVGTVTPLAQPGNPKPRMFRIPERDALINRLGFNNEGLAAFVANVKKAQFRKQASPLLLGLNIGKNAATPIENATSDYLQCLDGVYPHADYITVNISSPNTKNLRALQSDEALDALLSALVQRREQLAREHGKHKPVFLKIAPDLSEEQVIVIANSLKAHGMDGVIATNTTISRDAVQGLQHAEETGGLSGRPVFEASNAVVRQLRAALGPQFPIIGVGGILSGADAVEKIKAGADVVQIYTGLIYRGPGLVTEIAQALKAQGGRR
- the bioB gene encoding biotin synthase BioB, translated to MSGPYTPYTSDTTSALHWHPQAAAIPQATAADPWPVAQVQALFEMPFMALMLHAQTVHHAHWPAGDIELATLLSVKTGGCPENCGYCPQSAAYDTGVQAGKLMDLAEVTRAAQAAKEAGASRFCMGAAWRAPKDRDIAQVSAMIAAVKALGLESCATLGMLAPHQAQALSDAGLDYYNHNLDTGPDYYRDVVSTRQYEERLDTLSHVRAAGIRVCCGGIVGMGETPVDRAALLAQLANMQPYPESVPINSLVRVPGTPLADSEPLDPLDFVRVIAVARIVMPQARIRLSAGRQQLGEAVQTLCFMAGANSIFYGDKLLVTGNPEADSDAKLLAKLGLASLKTAA